A region from the Desulfoglaeba alkanexedens ALDC genome encodes:
- a CDS encoding fused MFS/spermidine synthase, whose product MSKRPASHHLRYREPAHEGEAIEYLCKRVIYRGRSRFQAIDIIETQLHGRMLFLDGIAQSSEMDEFIYHEMLVHPALLSVSRPEAVLVIGGAEGATVREVLRHQSVRRVVMVDIDGQLIEVCREHLPGWHAGAFEDPRLEVVVEDGRRYLERVEDSFDAILVDLSDPLEGSPAVYLFTSEFYRRVRERLNPGGAAAFQGEGVSPQQVELHARMVNTLKSVFPVVQPYPYFIHSFHRPDAHILVPLDPAWSQAKFVESVRNCGLPLRYLSPETARAMFCLPPYLWKAYERYSRIITDDDPSPERKAGG is encoded by the coding sequence GTGAGCAAGCGTCCGGCATCGCATCACCTGCGATACCGCGAGCCCGCCCACGAAGGAGAAGCCATCGAGTATCTGTGCAAGAGGGTGATCTACCGGGGACGCTCGCGGTTCCAGGCGATCGACATCATCGAAACGCAGCTGCACGGGCGGATGCTTTTCCTGGACGGTATCGCCCAGTCGTCGGAGATGGACGAGTTCATCTATCACGAGATGCTCGTCCATCCGGCGCTGCTCAGCGTGTCCCGCCCAGAGGCGGTCCTGGTGATCGGGGGTGCGGAAGGCGCGACGGTTCGGGAAGTCTTGCGCCACCAAAGCGTCCGTCGGGTGGTGATGGTGGACATCGACGGCCAGTTGATCGAGGTGTGCCGGGAACACCTTCCCGGCTGGCACGCCGGCGCCTTCGAAGATCCCAGGCTGGAGGTGGTCGTGGAGGACGGCCGGCGGTACCTGGAGCGCGTCGAGGACTCCTTCGACGCGATCCTGGTGGACCTGAGCGATCCTCTGGAAGGTAGCCCCGCGGTGTATCTGTTCACCAGCGAATTTTATCGGCGCGTGCGCGAGCGGTTGAATCCGGGCGGAGCCGCGGCGTTCCAGGGAGAAGGGGTCAGCCCTCAGCAGGTGGAACTGCACGCTCGCATGGTCAACACCCTGAAGAGCGTGTTTCCGGTGGTTCAACCATATCCGTATTTCATCCACAGTTTTCATCGCCCGGATGCCCACATCCTGGTTCCGCTGGACCCCGCCTGGTCGCAAGCGAAGTTCGTCGAAAGCGTCCGGAACTGCGGCCTTCCGCTCCGTTACCTTTCCCCCGAAACGGCTCGGGCCATGTTCTGCCTTCCGCCTTATCTCTGGAAGGCCTACGAGCGGTACTCCCGGATCATCACCGACGACGACCCGAGTCCGGAAAGGAAAGCCGGCGGCTGA
- the speD gene encoding adenosylmethionine decarboxylase, giving the protein MKSLGKHLIVELYHCDAYRINQVEEVERILVEAVNISKATIVQPVFHQFSPHGVSGVVVIAESHFSIHTWPEFGYCALDIFTCGDQIDSDASLRYIKKELQAESLFVTEMRRGMLDIPTERLRHKP; this is encoded by the coding sequence ATGAAATCACTAGGAAAACACTTGATTGTGGAACTGTACCATTGTGATGCGTATCGAATCAACCAGGTGGAGGAAGTGGAACGCATCCTGGTCGAGGCGGTCAACATCTCCAAAGCCACCATTGTCCAACCGGTTTTCCACCAGTTTTCCCCTCACGGCGTGAGCGGCGTCGTCGTCATCGCCGAATCCCATTTTTCCATACACACGTGGCCTGAATTCGGCTACTGCGCCCTCGACATCTTCACGTGCGGCGATCAGATCGATTCGGACGCGTCCCTGCGTTACATCAAGAAGGAACTTCAAGCCGAGAGCCTGTTTGTCACAGAAATGCGGCGGGGCATGCTCGACATCCCCACGGAGCGCTTGAGGCATAAACCGTGA
- a CDS encoding FmdB family zinc ribbon protein: MPIYEFRCVKCGRKNEFITLRVSEPVPENCRFCGENSLQRVPSRVRIRLSEETRLERLADPGRLGALDEDDPKSIARFMKAMSHEMGDEFDEDVDAMVEEAMEEEARGAETEDAGEVPMDDL; the protein is encoded by the coding sequence ATGCCCATCTATGAATTCCGATGTGTGAAATGCGGTAGAAAGAACGAGTTCATCACGCTTCGGGTTTCGGAACCCGTACCCGAAAATTGCCGTTTTTGCGGCGAAAATTCACTCCAGCGCGTGCCGTCCCGGGTGAGGATCCGCCTGTCCGAGGAAACGCGGCTGGAGCGCCTGGCCGACCCCGGGCGCCTGGGCGCACTCGACGAAGATGATCCCAAGAGCATCGCTCGGTTCATGAAAGCCATGAGCCACGAGATGGGCGACGAGTTCGACGAGGACGTGGACGCCATGGTCGAAGAAGCCATGGAAGAGGAGGCGCGGGGCGCGGAAACGGAGGATGCCGGCGAAGTTCCCATGGACGATCTGTGA
- a CDS encoding RluA family pseudouridine synthase, with translation MTVSEITFWKESVGQRQQGATLVEFLVQACRLNESDARDLIDFGSVQVSGRRERNPSRRLFPGDEVRVHWPRKGIRRFYEVDPARFLHRDRSILAYDKEAGVPSQETPSDAYNNLYAAVLRHLKAAGGTPYAALHHRLDRETSGVMLFALDPSVNRALGSLFQQRRMVKSYLAWCQGVPEADRWSVEKDIGRGKGRYLACPKGEGKPARTDFRVLWRGSERSLVAAEPLTGRTHQVRLHLADSGHPVIGDRRYGSTLPGPLLLHAHRLAFPHPITGEETVVTAPLPEHFPRPPEGAIPG, from the coding sequence ATGACCGTATCTGAAATCACGTTCTGGAAAGAGTCTGTGGGACAGCGGCAGCAGGGGGCGACGCTTGTCGAGTTCCTGGTGCAGGCCTGCCGGTTGAATGAAAGCGATGCACGGGATCTCATCGACTTCGGGTCGGTCCAGGTCTCGGGCCGCCGCGAACGGAACCCTTCGCGCCGGCTGTTCCCAGGCGACGAAGTGCGGGTTCATTGGCCCCGCAAGGGGATTCGTCGTTTTTACGAAGTGGACCCGGCCCGGTTCCTCCACCGCGACCGCTCGATCCTCGCCTATGACAAAGAAGCCGGCGTTCCCAGCCAGGAAACCCCTTCCGACGCGTACAACAATCTCTACGCGGCCGTTCTGCGCCACTTGAAAGCCGCCGGTGGAACCCCCTACGCCGCTCTTCACCACCGCCTGGACAGGGAAACCAGCGGGGTTATGCTGTTCGCGCTGGATCCTTCCGTGAACCGGGCTCTCGGGAGCCTGTTTCAGCAGCGGAGAATGGTCAAATCATACCTGGCCTGGTGTCAAGGGGTTCCGGAAGCCGACCGGTGGTCGGTGGAAAAGGACATCGGCCGCGGAAAAGGCCGCTATCTGGCGTGTCCGAAAGGGGAAGGAAAGCCTGCCCGCACGGACTTTCGAGTGCTGTGGCGCGGTTCCGAGCGGTCGCTGGTCGCCGCGGAACCCCTGACGGGCCGGACGCACCAGGTCCGGCTTCACCTGGCCGACTCGGGCCACCCGGTCATCGGCGACCGGCGCTACGGCAGCACCCTTCCAGGGCCACTCCTTCTGCATGCCCACCGCCTGGCCTTTCCGCATCCGATCACGGGGGAGGAGACGGTCGTGACCGCTCCGCTTCCGGAACACTTTCCGCGCCCCCCCGAGGGAGCCATTCCAGGCTGA